In a single window of the Mycobacterium bourgelatii genome:
- the ag85A gene encoding diacylglycerol acyltransferase/mycolyltransferase Ag85A yields MKFVDRFRRAVTGMPRRLVVGAVGAALLSGLVGVVGGTATAGAFSRPGLPVEYLQVPSAAMGREIKVQFQSGGANSPALYLLDGMRAQEDFNGWDINTPAFEWYLQSGISVVMPVGGQSSFYSDWYRPACGKAGCTTYKWETFLTSELPGYLASTKQVKPTGSAAVGLSMAGSSALILAADHPGQFIYAGSLSALLDPSQAMGPTLIGLAMGDAGGYKSEDMWGPKEDPAWARNDPTLQVGKLVANNTRLWVYCGDGKPSDLGGNNLPAKFLEGFVRTSNLKFQDAYNAAGGHNAVFNFDANGTHSWEYWGAQLNAMKPDLQATLGATPGAGPATATAAGNSGN; encoded by the coding sequence ATGAAGTTTGTTGACAGGTTTCGCCGAGCCGTGACAGGTATGCCACGCCGGCTCGTAGTGGGTGCCGTTGGTGCGGCCCTGCTGTCGGGTCTGGTCGGCGTCGTCGGCGGTACGGCGACCGCGGGGGCATTCTCGCGGCCGGGCCTGCCGGTGGAGTACCTGCAGGTGCCCTCGGCTGCGATGGGCCGTGAAATCAAGGTCCAGTTCCAAAGCGGCGGTGCCAACTCACCCGCGCTGTACCTGCTCGACGGCATGCGCGCGCAGGAAGACTTCAACGGCTGGGACATCAACACCCCTGCTTTCGAGTGGTACCTGCAGTCGGGCATCTCGGTCGTCATGCCGGTTGGTGGCCAGTCCAGCTTCTACAGCGACTGGTACCGGCCCGCTTGCGGTAAGGCCGGTTGCACCACTTACAAGTGGGAGACCTTCCTGACCAGCGAGCTGCCGGGCTACCTGGCCTCCACCAAGCAGGTCAAGCCGACCGGCAGCGCCGCCGTCGGTTTGTCCATGGCGGGTTCGTCCGCCCTGATCTTGGCGGCCGACCACCCCGGTCAGTTCATCTACGCCGGTTCGCTGTCTGCTCTGCTCGACCCGTCCCAGGCGATGGGTCCCACGCTGATCGGCTTGGCGATGGGTGACGCCGGCGGCTACAAGAGCGAGGACATGTGGGGTCCGAAGGAGGACCCGGCCTGGGCGCGCAACGACCCGACGCTGCAGGTTGGCAAGCTCGTCGCCAACAACACCCGCCTGTGGGTGTACTGCGGTGACGGCAAGCCGTCCGACCTCGGTGGCAACAACCTGCCCGCCAAGTTCCTGGAGGGCTTCGTGCGGACCAGCAACCTGAAGTTCCAGGACGCGTACAACGCAGCTGGTGGTCACAACGCGGTGTTCAACTTCGACGCCAACGGCACGCACAGCTGGGAGTACTGGGGTGCGCAGCTCAACGCCATGAAGCCGGACCTGCAGGCCACGCTGGGCGCGACCCCCGGTGCCGGCCCGGCGACCGCTACCGCTGCTGGGAACTCCGGCAACTAG
- a CDS encoding decaprenyl-phosphate phosphoribosyltransferase — protein MSEDLAPPVTGPPTNLVAGVIKAIRPRQWVKNVLVLAAPLSAAGRGVQYDLSHLAVQVGVAFVVFSLAASSIYLINDVRDVEADREHPTKRYRPIAAGVVPEWLAYVLAAALGVASLAVSWWLTPHLAVVMAVYLAMQLAYCFGLKHQAVMDICIVSSAYLLRAIAGGAATNTQLSQWFLLTAAFASLFMVAGKRYAELQLTERTGAAIRKALESYTSTYLRFVWTLSATAVVVCYGLWAFDRDQGSAGWFAVSMVPFTIAILRYAVDVDGGLAGEPEDIALRDRVLQLLALAWIGTVGAAVAFG, from the coding sequence TTGAGTGAAGACCTGGCTCCCCCCGTGACCGGACCGCCGACGAACCTGGTCGCCGGGGTGATCAAAGCGATCCGCCCCCGCCAGTGGGTGAAGAACGTCCTGGTCTTGGCGGCGCCGCTGAGCGCGGCGGGCCGCGGGGTGCAATACGACCTCAGCCACCTGGCGGTCCAGGTGGGGGTGGCCTTCGTGGTGTTCAGCCTGGCCGCTTCCTCGATCTACCTGATCAACGACGTACGCGACGTCGAGGCCGATCGCGAGCACCCGACCAAGCGGTATCGCCCGATCGCGGCCGGCGTGGTGCCCGAGTGGCTCGCGTACGTCCTCGCGGCGGCGCTCGGCGTGGCCTCGCTGGCCGTGTCCTGGTGGTTGACGCCGCACCTGGCGGTGGTGATGGCGGTCTACCTCGCCATGCAGCTGGCGTATTGCTTCGGCCTCAAACACCAAGCGGTGATGGACATCTGCATCGTGTCGTCGGCGTATCTGCTGCGGGCCATCGCCGGGGGCGCGGCCACCAATACCCAGCTGTCCCAATGGTTTTTGCTGACGGCGGCGTTCGCGTCGCTGTTCATGGTCGCCGGCAAGCGCTACGCCGAGCTACAGCTGACCGAGCGCACCGGCGCGGCGATCCGCAAGGCGCTCGAAAGCTACACGAGCACATACCTGCGCTTCGTCTGGACGCTTTCAGCCACCGCTGTGGTGGTCTGCTACGGGCTGTGGGCCTTCGACCGTGACCAGGGCTCGGCGGGTTGGTTCGCCGTATCGATGGTCCCGTTCACCATCGCCATCCTGCGGTACGCCGTCGACGTCGACGGCGGGCTGGCCGGTGAACCTGAGGACATCGCGTTGCGCGACCGGGTCCTGCAGCTTCTTGCGTTGGCGTGGATCGGGACCGTCGGTGCTGCTGTTGCCTTCGGCTAG
- the aftB gene encoding terminal beta-(1->2)-arabinofuranosyltransferase, whose product MPSASERFKALQLRGLAPAKLARPALKLTRPAFPYDKTVRISLWVSVAVVTVLFGWGAWQRRWIADDGLIVLRTVRNLLAGNGPVFNQGERVEANTSTIWTYLLYVLSWVAEPMRLEYVALAAALVLSLLGVAFLMLGTGRLYAPSLRGRQAIMLPAGALVYIAVPPARDFATSGLESGLVLAYLGLLWWMLVCWSQALRARPDSRAFIGTLAFVAGCSVLVRPELALIGGGALIMMLIAARTWRRRLLIFVAGGFLPVAYQIFRMGYYALLVPGTALAKDAAGDKWSQGWTYLLNFNGPYWLWVPVVLLVPLGTVLMLARRRPSYLRPTLAPGYGRVARAVQSPPAVVAFILVSGLLQALYWIRQGGDFMHGRVLLAPLFCLLAPVAVIPVMIPDGKDYSRQTGYWVAGGVTALWLGVAGWSLFAANSSGMGDDATHVSYAGIVDERRFYAQATGHAHPLTAADYLDYPRMAAILVAIDNTPEGALLLPSGNYTQWDLVPMIPPGSTPGIPPDQKPQHAVFFTNLGMVGMNVGLDVRVIDQIGLANPLAAHTERLKHGRIGHDKNLFPDWVIADGPWVKWYPGVPGYLDPQWVAQAEAALQCPETRAVLNSVRAPLTLRRFVSNVLHSYAFTKYRIDRVPLYELARCGLPVPDVPPAPPRGD is encoded by the coding sequence TTGCCTTCGGCTAGCGAGAGATTCAAGGCGCTGCAGCTTCGTGGGCTGGCGCCCGCGAAGCTCGCTCGGCCTGCGCTCAAATTGACCCGGCCGGCGTTCCCGTACGACAAGACGGTCCGGATCAGCCTGTGGGTCAGCGTGGCCGTTGTCACGGTGCTGTTCGGTTGGGGCGCCTGGCAACGCCGCTGGATCGCCGACGACGGACTGATCGTGCTGCGCACGGTGCGCAACCTGCTGGCGGGCAACGGGCCGGTGTTCAACCAGGGGGAGCGGGTCGAGGCGAACACGTCGACGATCTGGACATACCTCCTCTACGTGCTCAGCTGGGTGGCCGAGCCGATGCGCTTGGAGTATGTGGCGCTGGCCGCCGCGCTGGTGCTGTCGCTGCTCGGCGTCGCATTCCTCATGTTGGGGACGGGCCGGTTGTACGCGCCCAGCCTGCGCGGGCGGCAGGCGATCATGCTGCCGGCCGGTGCCTTGGTGTACATCGCGGTGCCGCCGGCCCGCGACTTCGCCACCTCCGGCCTGGAGAGCGGGTTGGTGCTGGCGTACCTGGGGCTGTTGTGGTGGATGCTGGTGTGCTGGTCGCAGGCGCTTCGGGCGCGGCCGGACAGCCGGGCGTTCATCGGCACCCTGGCCTTCGTCGCCGGCTGCAGCGTGCTGGTCCGGCCCGAACTGGCGCTGATCGGCGGGGGCGCGCTGATCATGATGCTGATCGCGGCGCGCACCTGGCGGCGACGACTGCTCATCTTCGTCGCCGGCGGTTTCCTGCCGGTCGCCTACCAGATCTTCCGGATGGGGTACTACGCCCTGCTGGTGCCCGGCACCGCCTTGGCGAAGGACGCCGCCGGCGACAAATGGTCGCAGGGCTGGACCTACCTGCTGAACTTCAACGGCCCCTATTGGCTGTGGGTGCCGGTTGTCCTGCTGGTGCCGTTGGGCACCGTGCTGATGCTGGCGCGGCGACGTCCGTCCTACCTTCGTCCCACGCTGGCGCCCGGGTACGGCCGAGTGGCGCGGGCGGTCCAGAGCCCGCCGGCCGTCGTGGCCTTCATCCTGGTCAGCGGGCTGCTGCAGGCGCTCTACTGGATTCGGCAGGGCGGCGACTTCATGCACGGCCGGGTGCTGCTGGCGCCGCTGTTCTGTCTGTTGGCGCCGGTCGCGGTGATTCCGGTGATGATTCCGGACGGCAAGGACTATTCGCGTCAGACCGGTTATTGGGTGGCCGGGGGAGTGACCGCGCTCTGGCTGGGGGTGGCGGGCTGGTCACTGTTTGCGGCCAACTCGTCGGGCATGGGCGACGACGCCACCCACGTCAGCTACGCCGGGATCGTCGACGAACGGCGCTTCTATGCGCAGGCCACCGGGCACGCCCATCCCTTGACCGCTGCCGACTACCTCGACTACCCGCGGATGGCCGCGATACTGGTCGCGATCGACAACACCCCGGAGGGCGCGCTGTTGTTGCCGTCGGGCAACTACACCCAGTGGGATCTGGTGCCGATGATCCCGCCCGGTAGCACCCCGGGCATCCCGCCGGACCAAAAGCCACAGCACGCAGTCTTTTTCACCAACCTGGGCATGGTCGGCATGAACGTCGGCCTCGACGTCAGGGTGATCGACCAGATCGGGTTGGCCAACCCGCTGGCCGCACACACCGAGCGGCTGAAACACGGCCGGATCGGCCACGACAAGAACCTCTTCCCGGACTGGGTGATCGCCGACGGCCCGTGGGTGAAGTGGTACCCGGGCGTGCCGGGCTACCTGGACCCGCAGTGGGTGGCCCAGGCAGAGGCGGCGCTGCAGTGCCCAGAAACCCGGGCGGTGCTGAATTCGGTGCGCGCGCCGCTGACTTTGCGCCGGTTCGTGTCGAACGTGCTGCATTCCTACGCGTTCACCAAGTACCGCATCGACCGCGTTCCGCTGTATGAACTGGCCCGATGCGGCCTTCCGGTGCCGGACGTGCCGCCCGCGCCGCCGCGCGGGGATTGA
- a CDS encoding phosphatase PAP2 family protein, whose translation MADAEPLDPVGEPPSGEIAAMVAVQSALAHRPGVLPAARALSHFGEHSLGWVIVSLLGAVVAPRRFGSRRDWLVAAVGSFAAHAAAVVVKRVVRRQRPRHPAVAVNVGVPSQLSFPSAHATSTTAAAILLSRATGLPLVPLLVPPMALSRILAGVHYPSDVAAGVALGAAVAGVAVRVDNGLQGRLQGGTAR comes from the coding sequence ATGGCTGACGCCGAGCCGTTAGATCCGGTGGGGGAGCCGCCAAGCGGGGAAATCGCCGCGATGGTGGCCGTCCAGTCCGCACTGGCCCACCGCCCCGGAGTGTTGCCCGCGGCGCGGGCGCTGTCGCACTTCGGCGAACACAGCCTCGGCTGGGTCATCGTGTCGCTACTGGGCGCGGTCGTGGCGCCGCGCCGCTTTGGATCCCGACGGGACTGGCTGGTGGCCGCGGTGGGCAGTTTCGCCGCCCATGCGGCAGCGGTGGTGGTCAAGCGGGTGGTGCGACGCCAACGGCCGCGCCATCCCGCCGTCGCGGTCAACGTCGGGGTGCCCAGTCAGCTGAGCTTTCCGTCCGCGCACGCCACCTCCACCACCGCCGCCGCCATCTTGCTGAGCAGGGCAACCGGATTGCCGCTGGTGCCGCTCTTGGTGCCGCCGATGGCGCTGTCGCGAATACTTGCCGGGGTGCACTACCCGAGTGACGTGGCCGCAGGTGTGGCGCTCGGCGCCGCCGTCGCGGGCGTTGCCGTGCGCGTGGACAACGGTCTGCAGGGACGTCTGCAAGGAGGTACGGCCCGTTGA
- a CDS encoding alpha/beta hydrolase-fold protein, with protein sequence MRGLSLLLRLLCVAVLAIAFGGVLAGSPASPVGTANAAPFETLMVPSGAMGRDIPVQFLAGGPHAVFLLDACDAAPDVSNWATAGNAFNTLAGKGISVVAPAGGAWSMYTNWEQDGSKQWDTFLSSELPDWLAANKGLAPGGHAAVGAAQGGYGAMALAAFHPDRFGFAGSLSGFLYPSNTFTNGAILAGLQQFGGVDGNGMWGAPQLGRWKWHDPWVHAALLAQNNTRVWVWSPTNPGASNPAAMMGAAAEAMGNSRAFYQQYRSVGGHNGHFDFPGGGDNGWGSWSGQLAAMSGDIVGAIR encoded by the coding sequence ATGAGGGGTCTGTCGTTGCTGCTACGGCTGCTCTGCGTTGCCGTGCTGGCAATCGCGTTCGGCGGCGTGCTGGCGGGGAGTCCGGCGAGCCCGGTGGGGACCGCCAATGCCGCCCCGTTCGAGACCCTGATGGTTCCGTCGGGGGCGATGGGCCGCGACATCCCGGTGCAGTTCCTGGCCGGCGGACCGCACGCGGTCTTCCTCCTCGACGCCTGCGACGCCGCCCCGGACGTCAGCAATTGGGCCACCGCGGGCAACGCGTTCAACACGCTGGCCGGCAAGGGGATCTCGGTGGTTGCACCGGCCGGTGGCGCCTGGAGCATGTACACCAACTGGGAGCAGGACGGCAGCAAGCAGTGGGACACCTTCCTGTCCAGTGAGCTGCCCGACTGGCTGGCGGCCAACAAGGGCCTGGCACCCGGTGGCCACGCCGCCGTGGGTGCCGCACAGGGCGGCTACGGCGCCATGGCGCTGGCGGCCTTCCACCCTGACCGGTTCGGCTTCGCCGGCTCGCTGTCCGGGTTCCTCTACCCGTCGAACACATTCACCAACGGCGCGATCCTGGCCGGTCTGCAGCAGTTCGGCGGAGTGGACGGCAACGGGATGTGGGGCGCTCCGCAGCTGGGCCGTTGGAAGTGGCACGACCCGTGGGTGCACGCCGCGCTGCTCGCGCAGAACAACACCCGGGTCTGGGTATGGAGCCCGACCAACCCCGGAGCCAGCAATCCCGCCGCCATGATGGGCGCGGCGGCCGAGGCAATGGGTAACAGCAGGGCCTTCTACCAGCAGTACCGCAGCGTCGGCGGGCACAACGGCCACTTCGACTTCCCCGGTGGCGGTGACAACGGCTGGGGCTCGTGGTCCGGTCAACTGGCCGCGATGTCCGGTGACATCGTCGGCGCCATCCGGTAG
- the glf gene encoding UDP-galactopyranose mutase, whose product MTSPSGRFDLYVVGSGFFGLTVAERVATQLGKRVLVVERRPHIGGNAYSESEPQTGIEVHKYGAHLFHTSNKKVWDYVRQFTDFTGYQHRVYAMHNGQAYQFPMGLGLVSQFFGRYFSPDEARKLIAEQAAEIDTADAQNLEEKAISLIGRPLYEAFVKGYTAKQWQTDPKELPAANITRLPVRYTFDNRYFNDTYEGLPVDGYTAWLKNMAADERIEVRLDTDWFEVRDELRAANPEAPVVYTGPLDRYFDYAEGRLGWRTLDFELEVLPTGDFQGTPVMNYNDLDVPYTRIHEFRHFHPERSYPTDKTVIMREYSRFAKDDDEPYYPINTEGDRALLAAYRARAKAETASAKVLFGGRLGTYQYLDMHMAIASALNMYDNVLAPHLRDGVPLAEADGPPPPQAAARPASSPTGEPS is encoded by the coding sequence ATGACTTCACCTTCTGGTCGCTTTGACCTCTATGTTGTCGGCTCCGGATTTTTCGGCCTGACCGTCGCCGAGCGCGTTGCTACCCAGCTGGGCAAGCGCGTACTCGTCGTGGAGCGGCGACCGCACATCGGCGGCAATGCCTATTCCGAGTCCGAGCCGCAAACCGGCATCGAGGTCCACAAGTACGGCGCGCATCTTTTCCATACCTCTAATAAGAAGGTGTGGGACTACGTGCGGCAGTTCACCGACTTCACCGGGTACCAGCACCGCGTCTACGCCATGCACAACGGGCAGGCCTACCAGTTCCCGATGGGCCTGGGCCTGGTCTCGCAGTTCTTCGGCAGATACTTCTCGCCCGACGAGGCGCGCAAGCTGATCGCCGAACAGGCCGCTGAGATCGACACGGCCGACGCGCAGAACCTCGAGGAAAAGGCCATCTCGCTGATCGGCCGGCCGCTCTACGAGGCGTTCGTCAAGGGATACACCGCCAAGCAGTGGCAAACCGACCCCAAAGAGCTGCCGGCGGCCAACATCACCCGGCTGCCCGTGCGCTACACCTTCGACAACCGCTACTTCAACGACACCTACGAGGGCCTGCCGGTCGACGGTTACACGGCCTGGCTGAAGAACATGGCCGCCGACGAGCGCATCGAGGTGCGACTGGACACGGACTGGTTCGAGGTTCGCGACGAACTGCGCGCGGCCAACCCGGAGGCACCCGTCGTGTACACCGGCCCGTTGGATCGCTACTTCGACTACGCCGAGGGACGGCTGGGCTGGCGCACCTTGGACTTCGAACTGGAAGTGCTCCCGACCGGGGATTTTCAGGGCACCCCGGTGATGAACTACAACGACCTCGACGTGCCCTACACCCGCATCCACGAGTTCCGGCACTTCCACCCCGAGCGCAGTTACCCGACCGACAAGACGGTCATCATGCGCGAGTACTCCCGCTTCGCCAAAGACGACGACGAGCCCTACTATCCGATCAACACCGAAGGCGACCGTGCGCTGCTGGCCGCGTATCGGGCCAGAGCCAAGGCCGAGACGGCTTCGGCGAAGGTCCTATTCGGCGGCCGTTTGGGTACTTATCAATACCTGGATATGCACATGGCCATTGCCAGCGCCTTGAACATGTACGACAACGTCCTTGCGCCCCACCTGCGCGACGGCGTGCCGCTAGCGGAGGCGGATGGGCCGCCTCCACCTCAGGCCGCTGCGCGGCCTGCATCGTCACCGACCGGAGAACCCTCCTGA
- a CDS encoding glycosyltransferase, with protein MTAVSLISRIILPRPGEPLDVRKLYLEESTTNARRAHATSRTSLEIGKESEVSFATYFNAFPASYWRRWSICESVVLRVELSGSGRVDLYRTKATGARISIGGRSFVGSEETPATVEVEVPLKPFEDGGWIWFDITTDTDVTLHSGGWYAPIPAPGHANVAVGIPTFNRPADCANALLELTADPLVDEVIGAVIVPDQGTRKVRDHPDFPVASARLGNRLSIHDQPNLGGSGGYSRVMYEALKNTDCQQILFMDDDIRIEPDSILRVLALSRFAKTPMLVGGQMLNLQEPSHLHIMGEVVDRSNFMWTAAPHTEYDHDFAEYPLNDKDEKSKLLHRRIDVDYNGWWTCMIPRQVAEELGQPLPLFIKWDDADYGLRAAEHGYPTATLPGAAIWHMAWSDKDDAIDWQAYFHLRNRLVVAAMHWDGDVRGLVRSHLKATLKHLACLEYSTVAIQNRAIDDFLAGPEHIFSILESGLPEVHRLRKEYPDAVVLPAATELPPPSNRTREMKPPVNPVSISYRLARGILHNLKAADPAAHQRPEYNVPTQDARWFRLCTVDGVTVTTADGCGVVYRQRDRAKMFSLLLASLRRQRQLLRRFDEMRKTYRDALPVLSSKQKWESVLLPAGDAAAKHG; from the coding sequence ATGACTGCCGTAAGCCTGATTTCCCGAATAATCCTGCCGCGGCCCGGTGAACCCCTCGACGTACGCAAGCTGTACCTCGAGGAGTCGACCACCAACGCCCGGCGGGCCCACGCCACCAGTCGCACGTCGCTGGAGATCGGCAAGGAATCCGAAGTGTCGTTCGCGACGTACTTCAACGCCTTCCCGGCCAGCTACTGGCGGCGCTGGTCGATCTGCGAGTCCGTGGTGCTGCGCGTCGAACTGTCCGGCTCCGGCCGCGTCGACCTCTACCGGACCAAGGCCACCGGGGCGCGGATCTCCATCGGAGGCCGCAGCTTCGTCGGCAGCGAAGAGACTCCCGCGACCGTCGAGGTCGAGGTGCCGTTGAAGCCGTTCGAAGACGGCGGCTGGATCTGGTTCGACATCACCACCGACACCGATGTCACTCTGCACAGCGGCGGCTGGTACGCACCCATCCCAGCGCCGGGGCACGCCAACGTCGCCGTCGGGATCCCGACGTTCAACCGGCCCGCGGACTGCGCCAACGCGCTGCTCGAACTGACCGCCGACCCGTTGGTCGACGAGGTGATCGGTGCGGTGATCGTGCCGGACCAGGGCACCCGCAAGGTGCGCGACCATCCGGACTTCCCGGTCGCGTCCGCGCGGCTGGGCAACCGGCTCTCCATTCACGACCAACCCAACCTAGGTGGCTCCGGCGGCTACAGCCGGGTCATGTACGAGGCGCTGAAAAACACCGACTGCCAACAGATCCTGTTCATGGACGACGACATCCGCATCGAGCCGGACTCGATCCTGCGGGTGCTCGCGCTGAGTCGGTTCGCCAAGACCCCGATGCTGGTGGGCGGCCAGATGCTGAACCTGCAGGAGCCGTCGCACCTGCACATCATGGGCGAGGTCGTGGACCGGTCCAACTTCATGTGGACCGCGGCACCGCACACCGAATACGACCACGACTTCGCCGAATACCCGCTCAACGACAAAGACGAGAAGAGCAAGCTGCTGCACCGGCGCATCGACGTCGACTACAACGGCTGGTGGACGTGCATGATCCCGCGGCAGGTGGCCGAAGAGCTGGGCCAGCCGCTGCCGTTGTTCATCAAGTGGGACGACGCCGACTACGGGCTGCGGGCCGCCGAACACGGCTACCCCACCGCCACGCTGCCCGGCGCGGCGATCTGGCACATGGCCTGGAGCGACAAGGACGACGCCATCGACTGGCAGGCCTACTTCCACCTGCGCAACCGGCTGGTGGTCGCGGCGATGCACTGGGACGGCGACGTCCGCGGCCTGGTCCGCAGCCACCTCAAGGCGACTCTGAAACACCTTGCCTGCCTTGAATATTCAACGGTGGCGATTCAGAACCGGGCCATCGACGACTTCCTGGCCGGACCCGAGCACATCTTCTCCATCCTGGAATCCGGGTTGCCGGAGGTACATCGACTGCGCAAGGAGTACCCCGACGCAGTGGTGCTGCCGGCGGCGACCGAGCTGCCGCCACCATCGAACCGCACAAGGGAGATGAAGCCGCCGGTGAATCCGGTGTCGATCAGCTACCGGCTGGCCCGGGGGATTCTGCACAACCTCAAGGCCGCCGACCCGGCTGCGCACCAGCGTCCCGAGTACAACGTGCCGACCCAGGACGCCCGGTGGTTCCGGCTGTGCACCGTCGACGGCGTGACCGTCACCACCGCCGATGGGTGCGGGGTGGTCTACCGGCAGCGCGACCGGGCCAAGATGTTCTCGTTGCTGCTCGCGTCGCTGCGCCGCCAGCGCCAGCTGTTGCGTCGATTCGACGAGATGCGCAAGACGTACCGGGATGCGCTGCCCGTGCTGTCCAGCAAGCAGAAGTGGGAGTCGGTGCTGCTACCGGCGGGCGACGCGGCAGCAAAGCATGGCTGA
- a CDS encoding PE domain-containing protein, whose product MSYVVVLPDALGTAASELASLGAALSGANAAAAASTTRFGCRQSLAVVAGTCYWVAAVAAGLETPTCPRTGVLDGLIPPATKIA is encoded by the coding sequence ATGTCGTATGTCGTGGTACTGCCGGATGCGTTAGGAACGGCGGCCTCGGAGTTGGCCAGTCTGGGTGCTGCGCTCAGTGGGGCCAACGCGGCGGCTGCGGCGTCGACGACTCGCTTCGGCTGCCGCCAATCGCTGGCTGTGGTGGCAGGGACCTGTTACTGGGTTGCCGCAGTGGCGGCTGGTTTGGAGACGCCCACGTGCCCGCGGACGGGGGTACTTGACGGACTGATTCCACCCGCAACGAAAATCGCCTAG